A single Streptomyces sp. 2114.4 DNA region contains:
- a CDS encoding MFS transporter, translating into MAGPRSEATLIDAEEDLVAAPPVAAARRRLRAHPALIMAGIVLAAVNMRAALAGVSPLLGEIGRHFRLTATASSLVTTIPLIFMGLGSIVAPKLARRWGTEAALCGALVALCGGIVLRIAPPVVALFAGCAVVGTSIALLNVLMPGLIKRDFPERAAGMTALYSTAMILGATVSAASAVPLESALGTWQGALVSWSLPAAVAAVVWVPQTLMARRGTRHGAAAATPLHVGEDGPKLSRSSLAWQVTLFMGSQSLIAYVSIAWMPTIFTDHGMGKGEAGLVFAFSTLLQMVGSFIVPMLAGRMRRQRLLAVAVSALMACGIGGLLLAPVAGAWLWAAFLGVGQGGALGLALTMMVLRSGDAHTAARLSGMAQTGGYLLAAAGPLVLGAVHQATHGWTVPLVLLIGVCAGLALVGMGAGRDQRIGAPAVR; encoded by the coding sequence ATGGCAGGGCCCAGGTCCGAAGCAACCTTGATCGACGCTGAGGAGGATCTGGTCGCGGCACCGCCGGTCGCTGCGGCCCGCCGGCGTCTACGGGCCCACCCGGCCCTGATCATGGCCGGAATCGTTCTTGCCGCGGTCAATATGCGGGCGGCGCTGGCCGGGGTCTCGCCGTTGCTCGGCGAGATCGGCCGGCACTTCCGGCTGACCGCGACGGCCAGCAGCCTGGTGACGACCATCCCGCTGATCTTCATGGGCCTCGGGTCGATCGTGGCGCCGAAGCTGGCACGCCGCTGGGGCACGGAGGCGGCGCTGTGCGGGGCACTGGTCGCCCTGTGCGGCGGCATCGTGCTGCGGATCGCCCCGCCGGTGGTCGCGCTGTTCGCCGGGTGCGCCGTGGTCGGTACTTCCATAGCCCTGCTGAATGTGCTGATGCCGGGCCTGATCAAGCGGGACTTCCCGGAACGGGCCGCGGGGATGACGGCGCTGTACTCGACCGCGATGATTTTGGGCGCGACCGTCTCGGCCGCCTCCGCGGTCCCGCTGGAGAGCGCGCTCGGCACCTGGCAGGGCGCGCTGGTCTCCTGGTCGCTGCCGGCCGCCGTCGCCGCGGTCGTCTGGGTTCCGCAGACGCTCATGGCCCGGCGCGGCACCCGTCATGGCGCGGCCGCGGCCACGCCTCTGCACGTCGGCGAGGACGGGCCGAAGCTGAGCCGTTCCTCGCTGGCCTGGCAGGTCACGCTCTTCATGGGCTCGCAGTCGCTGATCGCGTACGTGTCCATCGCCTGGATGCCGACGATCTTCACCGACCACGGCATGGGCAAGGGCGAAGCGGGCCTGGTCTTCGCCTTCAGCACGCTGCTGCAGATGGTCGGTTCATTCATCGTGCCGATGCTCGCGGGACGGATGCGGCGTCAGCGGCTGCTGGCAGTGGCCGTGTCCGCGCTGATGGCCTGCGGTATCGGCGGACTGCTGCTGGCACCGGTGGCGGGCGCCTGGCTGTGGGCGGCGTTTCTCGGCGTGGGACAGGGCGGTGCGCTGGGCCTGGCCCTGACGATGATGGTGCTGCGCTCGGGTGATGCCCACACCGCTGCCCGCCTCTCCGGTATGGCCCAGACCGGCGGGTACCTTCTGGCGGCCGCCGGCCCCCTCGTCCTGGGGGCCGTCCACCAGGCCACCCACGGCTGGACCGTCCCCCTCGTGCTGCTGATCGGCGTCTGCGCCGGACTGGCCCTGGTGGGCATGGGTGCGGGCCGGGACCAGCGGATCGGAGCACCGGCCGTCCGGTGA
- a CDS encoding FadR/GntR family transcriptional regulator, translated as MALQAAGRQSLVDTVVDTLRSQLTAGEWQVGTRIPTEHALAEQLQVGRNTVREAVRVLVHAGMLRSRQGEGTFVVSTADPGDVMRGVQRAGIRDVLELRIALEAEAARLAALRHLPADLERMRAALDAQAELADAEGHPDADSLELYADHDIAFHKAVVEAAHNTALTATYGWFSSSVRESLVNYLGDRAMPKIVHGDHVAVLDAIAAGDPEAAQQAIREVLEKPKQALENLLAGR; from the coding sequence ATGGCACTGCAGGCAGCGGGACGACAATCTCTCGTGGACACCGTCGTCGACACCCTGCGGTCCCAGCTGACGGCCGGGGAGTGGCAGGTGGGGACGCGGATCCCCACCGAGCATGCGCTCGCCGAACAGCTCCAGGTCGGCCGTAACACCGTTCGTGAGGCGGTACGGGTACTCGTACACGCCGGGATGCTGCGCTCACGGCAGGGCGAAGGCACCTTCGTCGTCTCCACCGCTGACCCGGGCGACGTCATGCGCGGCGTCCAGCGCGCCGGAATCCGCGACGTACTGGAGCTGCGCATCGCTCTGGAGGCGGAAGCGGCCCGGCTGGCCGCGCTCCGCCATCTGCCCGCCGATCTGGAGCGGATGCGAGCGGCCCTGGACGCTCAGGCCGAACTGGCGGACGCGGAGGGACACCCCGATGCCGACAGCCTGGAGCTCTACGCCGATCACGACATCGCCTTCCACAAGGCCGTCGTCGAGGCCGCGCACAACACCGCGCTGACGGCGACCTACGGCTGGTTCAGCAGCTCGGTACGGGAGTCGCTGGTCAACTATCTCGGCGACCGGGCGATGCCGAAGATCGTGCACGGCGATCATGTCGCGGTCCTGGACGCGATCGCGGCGGGCGACCCGGAGGCGGCTCAGCAGGCCATCCGCGAAGTGCTGGAGAAGCCGAAGCAGGCCCTGGAGAACCTGCTGGCCGGCCGCTGA
- the lysA gene encoding diaminopimelate decarboxylase, whose product MSHRTLPQPPRRTTRRTGAPPPATATVAGGPPAAHQLQSPEELPSADPPLPTDEPPSAEGPLPAAEELPSAGKPPSAAGPLSIWPGSAAPLGHDDLAVGGVPLTEIADRFGTPAYVLDEAEVRHRCRAYLRAFPDADVFYAAKAFLCRAMVHWVREEGLGLDVCSAGELELAVTSGFPPARIVLHGNAKSPADLRAALRLGVGRIVIDSTSEIARLAAAVPAGSRQKVLIRVVPGVAAGGHAKIRTGTDDQKFGLSLADGSAQHAITRVLSQQRLELVGLHCHLGSQITTVKPYLSAVRRLIGLLARIQEQHGITLPELDLGGGHGVAYRPGEPTLDLASLGDRLRAELAGGCAAAGLPVPRLAIEPGRAIAGPAGVVLYRVLSVKRTGAHTFVAVDGGMSDNPRPALYGVRYAPRLIGRRTTAAPEPVTVVGRHCEAGDVLAADARLPGDIRPGDLLAVPVAGAYHLSMASGYNLVGRPPVIAVAEGHARLLVRRESLADIQERDIGL is encoded by the coding sequence ATGAGCCACCGCACACTGCCCCAGCCCCCTCGCCGCACCACGCGCCGGACCGGCGCTCCGCCGCCGGCCACCGCCACCGTGGCGGGCGGGCCACCGGCCGCCCACCAGCTGCAGTCCCCCGAGGAACTGCCGTCCGCCGACCCTCCGTTGCCCACCGACGAACCGCCGTCCGCCGAAGGGCCGTTGCCCGCCGCCGAGGAACTGCCGTCCGCCGGGAAGCCGCCGTCCGCCGCCGGGCCACTGTCCATCTGGCCCGGGTCCGCCGCGCCGCTCGGCCACGACGACCTCGCGGTGGGCGGCGTCCCCCTCACCGAGATCGCCGACCGCTTCGGCACCCCCGCCTACGTCCTGGACGAAGCCGAGGTGCGCCACCGCTGCCGGGCCTACCTCCGGGCCTTCCCGGACGCCGATGTCTTCTACGCCGCCAAGGCGTTCCTGTGCCGCGCCATGGTCCACTGGGTGCGGGAGGAAGGGCTCGGCCTGGACGTCTGCTCCGCCGGTGAGCTGGAGTTGGCCGTCACCAGTGGGTTTCCGCCCGCGCGGATCGTGCTGCACGGCAACGCCAAGAGCCCAGCCGACCTGCGGGCGGCGCTGCGGCTCGGCGTCGGCCGGATCGTCATCGACAGCACCTCGGAGATCGCCCGGCTGGCCGCCGCGGTCCCCGCGGGCAGCCGGCAGAAGGTGCTGATCCGGGTCGTGCCGGGCGTCGCCGCCGGCGGCCACGCCAAGATCCGTACCGGGACCGACGACCAGAAGTTCGGGCTGTCGCTCGCCGACGGATCCGCACAGCACGCCATCACACGCGTCCTCAGCCAGCAACGGCTCGAACTGGTCGGCCTGCACTGCCACTTGGGATCGCAGATCACCACCGTCAAGCCCTATCTCTCGGCCGTGCGCCGGCTGATCGGCCTGCTGGCCCGGATTCAGGAGCAGCACGGCATCACCCTGCCCGAGCTGGATCTCGGGGGCGGCCACGGCGTCGCCTACCGGCCCGGCGAGCCCACGCTCGACCTCGCCTCCCTCGGCGACCGGCTCCGCGCCGAACTGGCCGGTGGCTGCGCGGCGGCCGGGCTGCCGGTGCCACGGCTCGCCATCGAACCCGGCCGCGCCATCGCGGGCCCGGCCGGTGTCGTCCTCTACCGGGTGCTGTCCGTCAAACGCACCGGTGCGCACACCTTCGTGGCGGTGGACGGCGGGATGAGCGACAACCCGCGGCCCGCGCTGTACGGGGTGCGCTATGCGCCACGGCTGATCGGCCGCCGCACGACCGCCGCCCCGGAACCGGTCACCGTGGTCGGACGGCACTGCGAGGCCGGCGATGTGCTCGCCGCCGATGCCCGGCTGCCCGGCGACATCCGCCCCGGCGATCTGCTCGCCGTACCCGTCGCCGGTGCGTACCACCTCTCGATGGCCTCCGGCTACAACCTCGTCGGCCGGCCACCGGTCATCGCCGTCGCCGAGGGGCACGCCCGCCTTCTTGTACGGCGCGAATCCCTCGCGGACATCCAGGAGCGGGACATCGGACTGTGA
- a CDS encoding SAV_915 family protein: MSHLLYAEDPEPAERVPAGLLFVPVRSGPAGCTARLFRTPRGGRTAVGFTSPQRLAAALGSDQPWVRLSEPALRALAEPVGATALTVDPRFAPGISRGQHLRAG, from the coding sequence GTGTCCCACCTTCTGTACGCGGAAGATCCCGAGCCTGCCGAACGTGTCCCGGCCGGGCTTCTCTTCGTCCCTGTCCGGTCGGGCCCCGCGGGCTGCACCGCCCGCCTGTTCCGTACTCCGCGCGGCGGCCGTACCGCCGTCGGCTTCACCTCGCCCCAGCGGCTCGCCGCGGCCCTCGGCAGCGATCAGCCCTGGGTCAGGCTCTCCGAGCCCGCCCTGCGTGCGCTGGCCGAACCCGTCGGAGCGACGGCCCTGACCGTCGATCCACGGTTCGCCCCCGGCATTTCCCGTGGTCAGCACCTACGGGCCGGCTGA
- the mltG gene encoding endolytic transglycosylase MltG: MSDVERTVRRSGPRISRTGRLVLVAVLCVLVVLAVLLLPRLLRGLRPGQTLTVPEGQRVSQVYAAADKALHRPAGSTAKAAESAHLDLPAEAKGNPEGYLFPATYPLDSDTTPASLLGYMVKTAKQRLATDGIASYRTVVIASIVQAEADRPADMGKVARVIDNRLAHHMPLQMDSTINYALARSTLHTSHADTRTKNPYNTYRYQGLPPTPIDNPGADALKAAGAPPAGDWLYFVTVKPGDTRFTADYREHLRNVREFNGRQARAGSGAGGGSGGGSGGGSGGGGA, encoded by the coding sequence ATGAGCGATGTGGAGCGCACCGTTCGCCGGTCAGGACCGCGGATCTCCCGCACCGGCCGGCTCGTCCTCGTAGCGGTGCTGTGTGTGCTGGTCGTCCTTGCCGTTCTGCTGCTGCCGCGGCTGCTGCGGGGGCTGCGGCCCGGGCAGACGCTGACCGTCCCGGAGGGGCAGCGGGTCTCGCAGGTCTACGCGGCCGCCGACAAGGCCCTGCACCGTCCGGCCGGGTCCACCGCGAAGGCCGCCGAGAGCGCGCATCTGGACCTGCCGGCCGAGGCGAAGGGCAACCCCGAGGGCTACCTCTTCCCGGCGACCTATCCCCTCGACTCGGACACCACTCCGGCGTCGCTGCTCGGCTACATGGTCAAAACCGCCAAGCAGCGGCTCGCCACCGACGGCATCGCCTCCTACCGGACGGTCGTCATCGCCAGCATCGTGCAGGCCGAGGCCGACCGGCCGGCCGATATGGGCAAGGTCGCCCGGGTCATCGACAACCGGCTTGCGCACCACATGCCGCTGCAGATGGATTCGACGATCAACTACGCGCTGGCCCGCAGCACCCTGCACACCAGCCACGCCGACACCAGGACCAAGAACCCGTACAACACCTACCGGTACCAGGGCCTGCCGCCGACACCGATCGACAATCCCGGGGCGGACGCGCTGAAGGCGGCCGGCGCGCCGCCCGCCGGCGACTGGCTCTACTTCGTCACCGTCAAACCGGGCGACACCCGCTTCACCGCCGACTACCGGGAACATCTGCGCAACGTCCGGGAGTTCAACGGCCGGCAGGCACGCGCCGGGAGTGGCGCGGGTGGAGGCAGTGGCGGGGGCAGCGGCGGGGGCAGTGGCGGGGGCGGGGCTTAG